Genomic DNA from Lutibacter sp. A80:
AATGCTTCTAATTTTAGATGCAGCAAAAAGAGCATCAGCAAGGCATATTACTGCTGTTATACCTTATTTTGGTTGGGCAAGACAAGATAGAAAAGACCAACCACGCGTTGCAATTGGCGCTAAACTTGTAGCAAATTTATTACAAGCAGCTGGAGCTACAAGAATTATGACCATGGATTTACACGCAGATCAAATTCAAGGTTTTTTCGAAAAACCTGTCGATCATTTATATGCTTCAACCATATTTTTACCATATGTAAAAAGCCTTAATTTAGATAATATAACTATTGCATCTCCAGATATGGGAGGTTCTAAACGTGCTTATGCATATTCTAAATACTTAGAAAGTGAAGTGGTAATTTGTTACAAACAACGCCTAAAAGCAAATGTAATTGATACTATGGAACTAATTGGAGAAGTAAAAGGTAGAAATGTTATTCTAGTTGATGATATGATTGATACCGGTGGAACACTTGCAAAAGCAGCTGATTTAATGATGGAAAAAGGAGCTTTAAGCGTTAGAGCTGTCTGTACCCACCCAATTTTATCTGGTAATGCTTACGAAAAAATTGAAAACTCTAAACTTCTAGAATTAATTGTTTCAGATACAATTCCTTTAAAAAGAGAGAGTTCTAAAATAAAAGTTGTATCTTGCGCGCCTTTGTTCGCAGGTGTTATGCATAAAGTACAAGAAAACACCTCAATAAGTGGGCAATTTTTAATGTAATTAATTAATATTTAAATAAATGAAATCAATAACAATCACAGGATCTAAAAGAGAAAGCGTAGGTAAAGTAGCTACTAAAGCCTTACGTAATGCTGGAAAGGTACCTTGCGTATTATACGGAGGGGATAAACCATTACACTTTTCAGCTGACGAAGTATCGTTCAAAAATTTAGTGTACACGGCTAACGTATATACTGCAATGATTGAATTAGATGGTACTAGTTACCATGCAATTTTACAAGATATACAGTTTCACCCTGTAACAGACAAAATTTTACACATAGATTTTTACCAACTATTTGACGATAAATTGGTAACAATGAACATTCCAGTAAGACTAGTTGGAACTTCTCCGGGTGTAATTGCTGGTGGTTCTTTACGTTTTGCAATGCGTAAATTAAGTGTTAGAGCTATACCAGCTAATTTACCAGACTTTATAAATGCTGATATTTCTAAATTAAAAATTGGTCAAAAATTGGTTGTTTCTGAATTAGCAAATGATGAATATTCAATTTTACACCCAGAAAATACAGTAGTTGTTCAGGTTAGAACTGCACGTAGTGCTGTAATGCCAGAAGACGAAGAAGGTGAAGAAGGTGAAGAAGGAGCTGAAGGTGAAGAAGGAGCTGAAGAAGCTGCTGCTGAATAAACTAATTATTTTAGTATTTAATATAAAAGCGTTGCATTTGCAACGCTTTTTCTTTTTACTACTTTTGCTGTATGAAAATTTTTAAAAATTTAAAGTTAATTTTCACATCAAAAAAAGAAAAATCTACTCAAGAACTTATGAAAAAATTCTTAATTGTTGGCTTAGGAAATATTGGTGCTAAATACGATGAAACTCGACACAATATTGGATTTAAAATTTTAGATACTCTAGCTTTAAATGAAGGCATTACTTTTGAAAGTCAGAAATTGGGTGCTATTGCCTCCTTTAGATTTAAAGGAAGAACATTTATTCTATTAAAGCCATCTACTTATATGAATTTAAGTGGAAAAGCTGTAAAATATTGGATGACAAAAGAAAATATCCCTATCGAAAATTTAATGGTAATTTGTGACGATTTAAATATAGATTTTGGCGTAATTCGTTTAAAAGCTAAAGGAAGTGACGGAGGTCATAACGGACTAAAAGACATAAACAAGATATTACAAACCCAACAATATCCACGTTTTAGGTTTGGTGTTGGAGATGCATTCTCTAAAGGGCGCCAAATTGATTATGTTCTAGGAACCTGGAATAATGATGAAAATAAACAACTTCCAGAACGTATAGCTAAATCTTGCGATTTAATTAAATCTTTTGGTACTGCAGGCTTAAATAATACAATGAATACTTTTAACGGTAAATAAGCCCACACAAAACTTCTAGTTTCGAAAAAAAACTGACTTTAAATACACTTATTTAAACTGCATTATCACTTGCAAACCATTCTGCATGTGAACTTGCAGTTTCTTGTAATTTTAACGAGTGTAAATGAATGGTTTCAGGCAGTCTGTTTTTTATTTTTTCAGCAAAATCAATCAACATCATTTCACTTGTAGGTTGATAATCAACTAGAATAATGTTATGCCCTCTTTTTTCAAGCTCATTTGCCAACTCTAAGTGTGGTGTATTTTTATTAAAAACAGTAGCGTGGTCAAATTTATCGACAATTTCAGATAGTACAATTTTTTTTAAATCTCCAAAATCTATTACCATTCCCAATTTTACGTTTGAAGTATCGCTAATTGGTTCTCCTATAACTGTTACAGATAGTTTATAACTATGTCCGTGTACATTTTTACATTTTCCATCATAACCATATAAAGCGTGTCCAGTTTCAAAATCGAAATGTTTTGTAATTCTAATTTTACTCATTTTTATATCCCTAAATTAATCGTCTAAATCTTTTCTATTTTTTGCTTTGTAATACACAAAATATGCCAATGCAACAAGTACTACAAAAGGTAAATAAGTTCCTATAACTACACCTATTTCATAACTACCATCAGGTGCATTGTTCATTTTTTCTTCAATATCAACTTGTTGAATTAAAAAAAGTAGTGTTGCTAATTTCATTATTTTTTAAATTTTTGAAGTGCTTTTTTGGTAAAATCTGATAAAACAAGTTTTCCACTTATTTCGGCACGTTTATCTAATAAAACATCCCAATTTTCAGTACCTTCCCATAATACTTTTTTCATCTCTTTTAAGGCATCTGGGTTGTAAGAAGCCAATTTTAGAGCTAAATATTCTACTTCTTTATCTAATTCAGAAATAGTATCAAATACTTTTGCATACAATCCTTTATCTTTTGCCCAATACGCATTTTTCCAGCCTGTAGCATCTATTGTTAATTCGCTTAATGCAGCTAGGCCAATTTTACGTTCTACCGCTGGCGCAATTACAAACGGACCTATACCAATGGTTAATTCCGATAATTTAATAGCGGCTTGCTCTGTGGCTAAACAATAATCACATGCAGCAGCTAAACCAACACCTCCGCCAACAGTTTTACCTTGCACACGTCCAATTATTAATTTAGAACATTTTCGCATTGCATTTAATACGTTTGCAAATCCTAAAAAGAATTTTTTTCCCTCTTCTAAATTAGTAATTGCAACCAATTCATCAAATGAAGCACCTGCGCAAAAAGCTTTTTCTTTTTCGCTTTTTAATATTATTACATGCACATCATTATCAACACTTAATTCGTTAAAAGCTTTCGCTAAACGCTCTAATAATTCACTTGGAAAAGAATTACTTGCTTCATGAAAAAATTCAATTGTTGCAATATTATTTTGAATATGTGTGTATAAACTTCCGTTACTCATAGTATACAAAGTTACGTGTTTTTATATAAATATTTTCTTTTAAACTTAACAACTAATATACCAGACCTTAATAGCATCCAAACTGTAAAAGCCATCCATATAGCGTAGAGTTTTAAATTGAAATAATCTCCAATTAACAATGTTGGTACAAAGCCTAAAAAGGTAGCCACCAAAAGTAAATTTCTAAGTGTTACAGCTTCTGCTAAACCTTTAAATATTCCGTCAAAAACAAAAGCAACAGCATTAATAGGCTGCATTAAAAGCACTATCCAAAAAATGTTGTAAAATGCATCTAACACTTCTTGTTCTTTAGAAAATACAACTCCAATTTGTGTATAAAATATGCCACAAAGAGCCGTTAATATTAACGCTACAATTATTGAATATTTACTAAGCCTACCGCTTAACTCCCATAATTTAGGATAATTTTTTTCTCCTAATAATTTTCCAGAAACTATATTACCAACACTTGCATATCCATCAATAAAAAAGGCAAAAAACAACCAAATTTGAAACGCAATAGTTTGTGCTGCTATGTATTGATTTCCGTATTTTGTTGCATATGAATTTGCTAAATACAAGGCTACATTTAAAGCTATAGCTCTTATTATTAGGTTAAAACTTATTAAAAGTAAATTTTTAATTTCTTTATTAAACGGGAATTTTAATTTATAGCTAAATGGTGTCTTTTTTAATAATAAAATAAGTGCTAAAAGCGCCATAACAGCTTGCGCTATTACACTTGCCCAAGCAGCTCCTACTACATTCATAGGGTCAATAAAACCTTCAACACCATACACTAAAACAATATCTAAAATAACATTTAAAATTGCCCCAACAATACTTATTACCATTGGCCAAAACGTGTTTTGTAATCCTCTAAAAACACCAAAGGCTGAAAATACAAAAAGCGTAAGAGGAAATCCAAGAGCCCTAATTTTATAATAGTCTACTGCATAATTTAAAATTAAACCTTCTGCATTGTACAGTTGAAAAATTTGATTGACAAAAAACAGTGTAACTATATAAATAAAAATACTTAAACTTAAGTTTATAGCTATAATTTGAGCGGGTAATGTAGCAATTTCATCTAATTTTTTAGCTCCTAAATATTTACTAACAATGGCTGAAATTGCGGATCTAGTTTGTGCTAAAATCCAAACCAATGCAGAAATAAACGACCCTGCAATACCAACTGCTGCCAATGCTTCTGTTGGATTTAAATTAATGTTTCCTACAATTGCAGTATCTGTTATAGATAATAGCGGTTCAGCAATTCCAGATATTATTGCTGGAATTGCTAATTTATTAATACCCTTAAAAGTAATGTTAGATTCTTTATACATTTAAAATTTTCTCGTAACAATAAAATGGAAATTTACTCTGATTTGGAAAATAAATTTCCTCTAATTTAATATAACCTCGTTTTTTATAAAATTTCTGATTTCTAGCATTTTGACTAAACGTATCTAATCTAATTGAATGAAACCCTTTTTTTAAAGCATAATCTTCGGCAAAACACATTAATTTTTGCGCATAGCCTTTACCTTGAAATATTGGATCTACCGCTAAGCGATGCACATATAAATTATACTTATTTTCTGTTAACCATTTTACCGACTTATATTCAATATCTTCAATTGTTGTAAGTACAATTATACCAAT
This window encodes:
- a CDS encoding 50S ribosomal protein L25/general stress protein Ctc, whose amino-acid sequence is MKSITITGSKRESVGKVATKALRNAGKVPCVLYGGDKPLHFSADEVSFKNLVYTANVYTAMIELDGTSYHAILQDIQFHPVTDKILHIDFYQLFDDKLVTMNIPVRLVGTSPGVIAGGSLRFAMRKLSVRAIPANLPDFINADISKLKIGQKLVVSELANDEYSILHPENTVVVQVRTARSAVMPEDEEGEEGEEGAEGEEGAEEAAAE
- a CDS encoding MATE family efflux transporter, which produces MYKESNITFKGINKLAIPAIISGIAEPLLSITDTAIVGNINLNPTEALAAVGIAGSFISALVWILAQTRSAISAIVSKYLGAKKLDEIATLPAQIIAINLSLSIFIYIVTLFFVNQIFQLYNAEGLILNYAVDYYKIRALGFPLTLFVFSAFGVFRGLQNTFWPMVISIVGAILNVILDIVLVYGVEGFIDPMNVVGAAWASVIAQAVMALLALILLLKKTPFSYKLKFPFNKEIKNLLLISFNLIIRAIALNVALYLANSYATKYGNQYIAAQTIAFQIWLFFAFFIDGYASVGNIVSGKLLGEKNYPKLWELSGRLSKYSIIVALILTALCGIFYTQIGVVFSKEQEVLDAFYNIFWIVLLMQPINAVAFVFDGIFKGLAEAVTLRNLLLVATFLGFVPTLLIGDYFNLKLYAIWMAFTVWMLLRSGILVVKFKRKYLYKNT
- the pth gene encoding aminoacyl-tRNA hydrolase is translated as MKIFKNLKLIFTSKKEKSTQELMKKFLIVGLGNIGAKYDETRHNIGFKILDTLALNEGITFESQKLGAIASFRFKGRTFILLKPSTYMNLSGKAVKYWMTKENIPIENLMVICDDLNIDFGVIRLKAKGSDGGHNGLKDINKILQTQQYPRFRFGVGDAFSKGRQIDYVLGTWNNDENKQLPERIAKSCDLIKSFGTAGLNNTMNTFNGK
- a CDS encoding GNAT family N-acetyltransferase — translated: MHIEKATQNDLEACYFITKSCAASMIENGIFQWNDIYPSLEVLDKDIALQQLWKLTENNTIIGIIVLTTIEDIEYKSVKWLTENKYNLYVHRLAVDPIFQGKGYAQKLMCFAEDYALKKGFHSIRLDTFSQNARNQKFYKKRGYIKLEEIYFPNQSKFPFYCYEKILNV
- a CDS encoding enoyl-CoA hydratase/isomerase family protein, which encodes MSNGSLYTHIQNNIATIEFFHEASNSFPSELLERLAKAFNELSVDNDVHVIILKSEKEKAFCAGASFDELVAITNLEEGKKFFLGFANVLNAMRKCSKLIIGRVQGKTVGGGVGLAAACDYCLATEQAAIKLSELTIGIGPFVIAPAVERKIGLAALSELTIDATGWKNAYWAKDKGLYAKVFDTISELDKEVEYLALKLASYNPDALKEMKKVLWEGTENWDVLLDKRAEISGKLVLSDFTKKALQKFKK
- a CDS encoding ribose-phosphate pyrophosphokinase, coding for MGNSQLAPKIFACRQSQVLAKNIADSYGLELGNVKISQFSDGEFQPALVDSVRGRRIFVVGSTFPDSDNLMEMLLILDAAKRASARHITAVIPYFGWARQDRKDQPRVAIGAKLVANLLQAAGATRIMTMDLHADQIQGFFEKPVDHLYASTIFLPYVKSLNLDNITIASPDMGGSKRAYAYSKYLESEVVICYKQRLKANVIDTMELIGEVKGRNVILVDDMIDTGGTLAKAADLMMEKGALSVRAVCTHPILSGNAYEKIENSKLLELIVSDTIPLKRESSKIKVVSCAPLFAGVMHKVQENTSISGQFLM
- a CDS encoding 6-carboxytetrahydropterin synthase, whose product is MSKIRITKHFDFETGHALYGYDGKCKNVHGHSYKLSVTVIGEPISDTSNVKLGMVIDFGDLKKIVLSEIVDKFDHATVFNKNTPHLELANELEKRGHNIILVDYQPTSEMMLIDFAEKIKNRLPETIHLHSLKLQETASSHAEWFASDNAV